In one Luteitalea sp. genomic region, the following are encoded:
- a CDS encoding GNAT family N-acetyltransferase: MTAYRFCRTDDIALLVDALNHCWSPYFQDEPSMTPAAFKRSIRDLQVWCSSCMVAFSGADPIGVLIGAKRPSGTLVHKIAVHPDHRRQGHGRHLLDSLGSKLAILGPPRIIAQIPEALAPACELFSARGYVPEALLTDYVLTREEDDAREVVGHFVIPVTVDDLAANGLLGEDHPQVCWQRSVETLTARKDDIAGLAVASDERIEAYLLYVKCGVGPETNASAPDVEIVSLRSFIEDGGVRLRQLLSRLRARGMKTFRFPKVHPAEISKELLETLGFRAAGGHRLYATRARSD; encoded by the coding sequence ATGACGGCGTATCGCTTTTGCCGCACGGACGACATCGCGCTTCTCGTCGACGCGCTGAATCACTGCTGGTCTCCGTACTTTCAAGACGAGCCTTCCATGACGCCAGCCGCGTTCAAGCGGTCGATCCGCGACCTTCAGGTCTGGTGCAGCAGCTGCATGGTCGCCTTCTCGGGCGCGGACCCGATCGGCGTGCTGATCGGCGCCAAGCGGCCGTCCGGTACTCTCGTCCACAAGATCGCCGTCCATCCGGATCATCGGCGACAGGGTCATGGCCGCCACCTGCTCGACTCGCTCGGCTCGAAGCTGGCGATTCTCGGCCCGCCTCGTATCATCGCCCAAATCCCCGAGGCTCTCGCTCCTGCCTGCGAGCTGTTCAGCGCAAGGGGATATGTCCCGGAAGCGCTCCTGACAGACTACGTCTTGACGCGTGAAGAGGACGATGCGCGCGAGGTAGTCGGCCACTTCGTGATCCCTGTCACGGTCGACGATCTCGCCGCGAATGGTCTCCTTGGGGAGGATCATCCGCAGGTGTGCTGGCAGCGCTCGGTCGAGACCCTCACTGCGAGGAAGGACGATATCGCAGGACTCGCTGTCGCCTCCGACGAGCGAATTGAGGCCTACCTCCTTTACGTGAAGTGCGGAGTGGGCCCGGAGACGAACGCGAGCGCCCCGGACGTGGAGATTGTGTCGCTCCGCTCTTTCATCGAGGACGGTGGAGTCCGTTTGAGGCAACTGCTCTCTCGGCTCCGCGCGCGAGGCATGAAGACTTTCCGGTTCCCAAAGGTGCACCCGGCGGAGATCTCAAAGGAGCTCCTGGAAACGCTCGGTTTCCGCGCCGCCGGCGGACATCGACTGTACGCAACGAGAGCGCGGTCCGACTAG